Proteins encoded within one genomic window of Thioploca ingrica:
- a CDS encoding transposase, translated as MRWSIRGKYPAQMTAYVQDGPGVRAWVTKLSVAHKLPLKPISQLVEDLYGYDLNRATIEPILLPGYELAEAIERHPRVPL; from the coding sequence GTGCGGTGGTCTATTCGCGGGAAATACCCAGCCCAGATGACCGCGTATGTGCAGGATGGCCCAGGTGTAAGAGCCTGGGTCACTAAACTTTCGGTTGCTCACAAGCTGCCGCTTAAGCCAATTAGCCAACTGGTTGAAGATCTGTACGGCTACGACCTCAACCGTGCGACGATTGAGCCTATTCTGTTGCCGGGTTACGAATTAGCTGAAGCGATTGAGAGGCATCCCAGGGTGCCGCTGTGA
- a CDS encoding WD repeat-containing protein → MTKDNLPFGFRLIYQLENHSETINCIEFSPNAKLLASASFDGFILLWDVMTGNLLQRLPITATYPRVIQFSPDSARLAVGCTDKTIQIWNVAGQLEHVLKNHTRNVNTLAWSPTGTTLASGADDGMIILWDTQHWQVRHTLSGHAQSVNSVAFSPTGDLLASGGDDKFIHLWQPETGVRQRRLKGHLGMVLSIAFSPQQPVLVSASSDKTIQLWDIQNGRPLRILEGHTDVVYKLAFSHDGQVLASKSDDNTVRLWRGDATAPLAVLEETTEAQLWLGGLAFHPSQSLLATLGNRDRIIRLWQLDIAQLLANQPQPHRVTKRLSHWLKKLWQPPISSPIPSDSVSFAEVPQLTPIVHYTTAKIALVGDSGVGKTGLGWRLAQGHFQEQASTHGQQFWIIQELSGTRTDGTECEAVLWDLAGQPDYRLVHALFLDDVDLALILFDPTHPQHPFKGVEYWLKQLHHKNKTGQTILVAARSDRGTPTLTTEELEQFCQRQEITHGYVITSALAGEGLTTLTERIQQALHWDEMTATITTLTFRRIKELVLQLKEARTNYEVILTPTALRTQLINTDPAWQFSDAELMTALQHLSHHGYVSILRCSSGEAVILLVPDLLANLAASLVLEARRNDKGLGALEEARVLRGDYNLPELVSLRPPDRLVLLDAALVLFLEHTICFRETIDDQIFLVFPGLINQKRPLTVQEPVLEDRSYTITGAIENIYSALVVLLGYTNTFTRIQQWQNQVQYEVAQGQLCGIRKVEEHEGQLELILYYSQQTSLATQALFKNLLERFLRGREVAVTYYAPVICTICGYRQERSEVTKRLNTNKTFMFCGECGGKINLSQLEPELLLNDAQREILEREQSSAHGRTRFAKALVWVKSYLRDRLPQQPSPRCFISYAWGVSEHERWVKKLAIDILDAGIEVILDDWDNSSLGSSVSRFISHIETANFIVVVGTPLFKEKYLNKVSATGSVVAAEVDLITQRLIRTEEEKSTVLPLLLAGDDKISLPPLLRGRAYGDFREENFYFARLFELILTLYRIDFRDPAVRDLRDELRTEAQRHRY, encoded by the coding sequence ATGACGAAGGATAACCTTCCCTTTGGTTTTCGCCTGATTTACCAATTAGAGAACCATTCTGAAACCATTAACTGTATCGAATTTTCACCGAATGCGAAATTACTCGCTTCGGCTTCTTTTGACGGCTTTATTTTACTCTGGGATGTGATGACCGGTAATTTATTACAACGTCTACCTATCACCGCCACTTATCCGCGAGTTATTCAATTTTCCCCAGATAGCGCTCGATTGGCAGTGGGATGTACCGATAAGACCATTCAAATATGGAACGTCGCCGGTCAGTTAGAACACGTCCTGAAAAATCATACGCGCAATGTCAATACGCTCGCTTGGTCACCAACGGGAACTACCTTAGCTTCTGGGGCAGATGACGGGATGATTATCCTGTGGGATACCCAGCACTGGCAAGTACGTCATACCTTAAGTGGACATGCTCAAAGTGTCAATAGCGTGGCTTTTTCTCCGACGGGCGATTTATTAGCTTCGGGTGGTGATGATAAATTCATTCACTTATGGCAACCCGAGACCGGCGTAAGACAACGTCGCTTAAAGGGACATCTGGGAATGGTATTGAGCATTGCCTTCTCACCTCAGCAACCGGTGTTAGTGTCAGCGTCGAGTGATAAAACTATTCAGCTTTGGGATATTCAGAATGGACGACCGCTACGAATATTAGAAGGTCACACTGATGTCGTTTATAAGCTAGCTTTTTCTCATGATGGTCAGGTGTTAGCGTCTAAAAGTGATGATAACACGGTACGCTTATGGCGTGGTGATGCGACTGCACCGCTGGCTGTTCTTGAAGAAACGACCGAAGCACAACTTTGGTTAGGTGGGTTAGCTTTTCATCCTTCGCAATCCTTATTGGCAACGCTGGGTAACCGCGATCGGATAATTCGATTATGGCAACTGGATATTGCCCAATTGTTAGCGAATCAGCCACAACCCCACCGTGTGACTAAGCGTTTATCTCATTGGTTAAAAAAACTTTGGCAACCGCCCATTTCATCTCCAATTCCATCAGACTCGGTGTCTTTTGCTGAAGTACCCCAATTAACACCCATAGTTCACTACACTACTGCCAAAATAGCCTTGGTCGGTGACAGTGGCGTAGGTAAAACCGGTTTGGGTTGGCGTCTAGCACAGGGTCACTTCCAAGAACAAGCTTCAACTCACGGGCAACAATTTTGGATTATTCAAGAATTAAGTGGAACTCGAACCGATGGAACTGAATGTGAAGCCGTATTATGGGATTTAGCCGGACAACCGGATTATCGCTTAGTTCATGCGCTATTTTTAGATGATGTCGATTTAGCCCTGATTTTATTTGATCCTACTCACCCGCAACATCCTTTTAAAGGCGTAGAATATTGGTTAAAGCAGCTTCACCATAAAAATAAAACGGGTCAAACGATTTTAGTTGCCGCTCGCAGCGATCGGGGAACCCCAACGCTGACTACCGAGGAATTAGAACAGTTTTGTCAACGTCAAGAGATAACTCATGGCTACGTCATAACGAGTGCTTTAGCTGGCGAGGGTTTGACCACTTTAACAGAGCGGATTCAACAAGCCCTGCATTGGGACGAGATGACAGCTACTATCACGACGTTAACTTTTCGGCGGATTAAAGAATTAGTTTTGCAACTCAAAGAAGCACGAACGAATTATGAAGTCATTTTGACACCGACGGCACTCCGTACTCAGTTAATCAATACTGATCCCGCCTGGCAATTCAGCGATGCCGAATTAATGACGGCGCTACAACATCTTTCTCATCATGGTTATGTCAGTATCTTACGTTGCTCCTCGGGAGAAGCGGTTATTTTACTGGTACCGGATTTACTGGCTAATTTAGCCGCTTCACTGGTTTTAGAGGCACGGCGTAACGACAAAGGGCTGGGTGCCTTAGAAGAAGCGCGGGTGTTGCGAGGCGATTATAATTTGCCGGAGTTAGTTTCATTGCGACCACCAGATCGACTGGTTCTATTGGATGCCGCTTTAGTCTTATTTTTAGAACACACCATTTGTTTTCGCGAAACCATTGATGATCAAATTTTTCTGGTATTTCCGGGGTTAATTAACCAAAAGCGTCCGCTCACTGTTCAAGAACCCGTCTTGGAAGATAGGTCTTACACCATTACCGGCGCCATTGAAAATATCTATTCAGCATTAGTTGTGCTACTCGGCTATACCAATACCTTTACACGAATTCAACAATGGCAAAATCAAGTGCAATACGAAGTTGCCCAGGGACAATTATGTGGTATCCGCAAAGTTGAAGAACATGAAGGTCAATTAGAATTAATCCTGTACTACAGTCAGCAGACTTCTTTGGCAACCCAAGCGTTATTTAAAAATCTCTTAGAACGTTTCTTACGTGGGCGCGAAGTAGCAGTGACCTACTATGCGCCCGTCATTTGTACCATTTGTGGTTATCGACAAGAACGCAGTGAAGTAACCAAACGTCTTAATACTAATAAAACTTTTATGTTCTGTGGCGAATGTGGTGGTAAGATTAATTTATCTCAGTTGGAACCAGAATTGTTACTTAATGATGCCCAACGGGAAATCTTAGAACGGGAACAATCGTCTGCTCATGGACGCACGCGGTTTGCTAAAGCTTTAGTTTGGGTAAAAAGTTATTTACGAGATCGGTTGCCGCAACAACCTTCCCCACGTTGTTTTATCAGTTATGCTTGGGGAGTTTCAGAACATGAACGCTGGGTAAAAAAACTGGCAATCGATATTCTTGATGCGGGCATTGAAGTGATTTTAGATGATTGGGATAATTCCTCATTAGGTTCTAGCGTATCTCGTTTTATTAGTCACATCGAAACGGCGAATTTTATTGTGGTAGTAGGAACGCCGCTGTTTAAGGAAAAGTATCTTAATAAGGTGTCTGCTACCGGTAGCGTCGTGGCGGCGGAAGTCGATTTAATTACGCAACGTTTAATTAGAACCGAAGAGGAAAAAAGCACGGTGTTACCGTTGTTGTTAGCCGGTGATGATAAGATTTCTTTGCCACCTTTATTACGTGGACGTGCTTATGGTGATTTCCGTGAGGAGAATTTTTATTTTGCTCGCTTGTTTGAGCTGATCTTAACTTTATATCGAATTGATTTTCGGGATCCAGCGGTGCGAGATTTACGTGACGAATTACGTACTGAGGCGCAGAGGCATCGTTATTAA
- a CDS encoding cell division protein, with amino-acid sequence MASRNRRSTRRTDNYVSPSCPPGWAWLLAGIMIGMFISFLIYLREIAPHDVVPPEANVATVTTPNEPAPTPPSEAASAPFEIYDPLMTKPKEAEKTPPTAPPSNSGETMPSSDLPITVPGRYLLQVGSFRDEREAEGLRTHLASLGIPARIESTMLNQNGRWYRIQVGPFTDLDKLNQIRAQLAANSLAFIMLKF; translated from the coding sequence GTGGCTTCGCGAAATCGACGTAGTACTCGACGCACAGATAATTATGTTTCGCCTTCTTGTCCGCCAGGATGGGCTTGGCTATTAGCCGGTATCATGATTGGCATGTTCATTTCTTTTCTGATTTATTTACGAGAAATCGCACCCCATGACGTGGTGCCACCGGAAGCGAATGTGGCTACGGTAACCACACCGAATGAACCTGCGCCAACACCACCCAGTGAAGCAGCCAGTGCACCTTTTGAAATTTACGATCCCCTCATGACTAAGCCCAAAGAAGCGGAAAAAACTCCACCAACCGCTCCACCTTCCAATTCAGGCGAAACCATGCCTTCTTCTGATCTACCGATTACCGTACCAGGACGATATTTATTACAAGTGGGTTCATTTCGGGATGAACGGGAAGCGGAAGGCTTAAGAACACATCTTGCTTCACTCGGTATTCCGGCGCGTATCGAATCCACTATGCTTAATCAAAATGGACGTTGGTATCGGATACAAGTCGGTCCTTTTACGGATTTAGATAAGCTTAATCAAATTCGTGCACAACTAGCAGCGAATAGTTTAGCTTTTATTATGCTTAAATTTTAA
- a CDS encoding arginyl-tRNA synthetase, class Ic, which produces MKQHLHALFVQALSQLQQQGVISQTLSPEIRIERSREKQYGDFACNAAMVLAKAAKMRPRDLAERLVAQLPTDNPWIAKIEIAGPGFINVFLTPYAYQTVINEVLTNPATYGQSQIGAGQAILIEYVSANPTGPLHVGHGRGAAYGAALANLLQAVGYRVHQEYYVNDAGRQMDILATSVWLRYLELCGESVPFPSNGYQGDYVWDIAASLHREQRDTFHQPIAAVFANIPPDEPQGGDKEEHIDALIERSKQLLGEVHYQPVFQRGLTLILEDIRRDLEQFGVVYDEWFAESSLTATNTVHRAIAQLQAQGHIYKQDGALWFRSSAFGDEKDRVVVRDNGQLTYFASDIAYHLNKLERGFDRLINIWGADHHGYIARVAAAITALGADAKRLTILLVQFATLYRGQERLQMSTRSGEFVTLRELREEVGRDAARFFYIQRKSEQHLDFDLDLAKSQVNANPVYYIQYAHARIASVFRELAEKKLNWNYTIATLAQLENSYEQALLVTVSRYPEVIEQAAQVYEPHQLTYYLIDLAKDFHTYYNEVKFLVADDELRNARLSLIAAVQQVLRNGLTMIGVSAPEVM; this is translated from the coding sequence TTGAAACAACATTTACACGCATTATTTGTACAAGCCCTTTCGCAATTACAACAACAAGGCGTTATTTCTCAAACACTTTCCCCCGAGATACGGATAGAGCGGAGTCGTGAGAAACAATATGGTGATTTTGCTTGTAATGCCGCGATGGTATTGGCAAAAGCCGCTAAAATGCGCCCGCGCGATTTGGCGGAACGATTAGTGGCACAATTACCCACCGATAATCCCTGGATTGCTAAAATTGAAATTGCTGGCCCGGGTTTTATCAATGTATTTTTAACACCTTATGCTTATCAGACCGTTATCAATGAAGTTTTAACGAATCCAGCCACTTACGGTCAAAGTCAAATCGGTGCGGGTCAAGCTATCTTGATAGAATATGTTTCTGCTAATCCCACCGGGCCGTTACACGTTGGACATGGGCGGGGAGCGGCTTATGGTGCGGCTTTAGCCAATTTATTGCAAGCAGTGGGTTATCGAGTTCATCAAGAATATTATGTGAATGATGCTGGACGGCAAATGGATATTCTGGCTACCAGTGTATGGTTACGCTATTTGGAATTGTGTGGCGAATCCGTGCCTTTTCCCAGTAATGGTTATCAAGGGGACTATGTTTGGGATATTGCGGCTAGTTTGCATCGTGAACAACGCGACACTTTCCATCAACCCATAGCGGCTGTATTTGCCAATATTCCACCCGATGAGCCACAAGGCGGTGATAAAGAAGAACATATTGATGCCCTGATTGAACGCAGTAAACAGTTATTGGGAGAAGTTCACTATCAACCCGTATTTCAACGGGGTTTAACGCTGATTTTGGAGGATATCCGCCGTGATTTGGAACAATTTGGGGTGGTGTATGATGAATGGTTTGCCGAATCGAGTTTGACCGCGACTAATACCGTGCATCGGGCGATAGCGCAATTGCAAGCCCAAGGACATATTTATAAACAGGACGGTGCCTTATGGTTTCGTTCCAGTGCTTTTGGTGATGAGAAAGATCGGGTAGTGGTTCGTGACAATGGACAATTAACCTATTTTGCCTCTGACATTGCTTATCATTTAAATAAGTTAGAACGGGGTTTTGATCGACTGATTAATATTTGGGGTGCTGACCATCACGGTTATATTGCCCGGGTCGCAGCAGCCATAACGGCTTTAGGTGCTGATGCTAAGCGGTTAACGATTTTATTAGTCCAATTTGCTACCTTATATCGCGGTCAAGAACGGCTACAGATGTCTACTCGCAGCGGCGAATTTGTGACTTTACGAGAATTACGGGAGGAAGTGGGGCGAGATGCCGCTCGATTTTTTTATATCCAACGTAAAAGCGAACAACACTTGGATTTTGACTTAGATTTGGCAAAATCTCAGGTGAATGCCAATCCCGTTTATTATATTCAATATGCTCATGCTCGAATTGCCAGTGTATTTCGGGAATTAGCTGAAAAAAAGCTTAACTGGAATTACACGATAGCTACCTTAGCACAACTAGAAAATTCCTATGAACAGGCTTTATTGGTCACCGTATCGCGTTATCCGGAGGTGATAGAACAAGCCGCTCAGGTTTATGAGCCACACCAATTAACTTATTATTTAATTGACTTGGCTAAAGATTTTCACACATACTATAATGAAGTTAAATTTTTAGTAGCCGATGATGAGTTACGAAATGCACGTTTAAGTCTGATTGCTGCAGTACAGCAGGTATTGCGCAATGGGTTAACAATGATTGGGGTATCCGCACCAGAGGTGATGTAG
- a CDS encoding toxin YoeB, protein MKIIFHPRAWEDYCYWQQSDRQLLKRVNELVKAIQRQPFEGIGKPEPLRFELSGCWSRRINDEHRLIYRVEGDAIHLLACRYHY, encoded by the coding sequence ATGAAAATTATTTTTCATCCACGCGCTTGGGAAGATTATTGTTACTGGCAACAATCTGATCGTCAATTGCTCAAACGTGTTAATGAACTGGTTAAAGCCATTCAACGCCAACCTTTTGAGGGTATTGGCAAACCTGAGCCTTTGCGCTTCGAACTGAGCGGTTGTTGGAGTCGCCGCATTAACGATGAACATCGTTTGATCTATCGTGTAGAAGGTGATGCAATCCATCTATTGGCGTGTCGCTATCATTATTAG
- a CDS encoding prevent-host-death protein, whose translation MDAIHIYQLYNNLPQTLDKVCHDHEPVIITRDEGERVVIMSYADYSALEETSYLLRSPVMAKRLRESLESFHNQGGMECNLLEEDE comes from the coding sequence ATGGATGCAATCCACATCTATCAATTATATAATAACTTGCCACAGACTTTAGACAAAGTATGCCACGATCATGAACCGGTGATTATTACCCGTGATGAGGGTGAACGGGTGGTGATTATGTCTTATGCGGATTATAGCGCACTGGAAGAAACGAGCTATTTGTTGCGTAGTCCAGTGATGGCTAAACGCCTACGTGAGAGCTTAGAAAGTTTTCATAACCAGGGTGGTATGGAGTGTAACCTTCTAGAAGAAGATGAATGA
- a CDS encoding transcription factor, MBF1 translates to MQLHEKICLLRKVKGWSQEEMADKLQMSVHGYANIERGETDVQLSRLEQISQVLGVELQNLFGMNDRVVFNLTNTSRDQSSQNNFQFLMAQRELEYELEKARLIIEQQNKEIKYLKEIIELMKTQS, encoded by the coding sequence ATGCAACTTCACGAGAAAATTTGCCTGCTACGCAAGGTTAAAGGTTGGTCGCAAGAAGAGATGGCTGATAAACTGCAAATGTCTGTTCATGGCTATGCCAATATCGAACGCGGGGAAACCGATGTGCAACTGTCGCGGCTTGAGCAAATTTCGCAAGTTCTCGGGGTTGAACTTCAGAATTTATTTGGTATGAACGATAGAGTGGTATTCAACTTGACGAATACTTCTCGCGATCAGAGTAGTCAAAATAACTTTCAATTTTTGATGGCGCAACGCGAGTTGGAATACGAATTGGAGAAGGCGCGTTTGATTATTGAGCAACAAAACAAAGAAATTAAATATCTGAAAGAAATTATTGAGTTAATGAAAACTCAGTCATAG
- a CDS encoding translation elongation factor 2, with protein MPHYTTENICNIALVGQSGSGKTTLVEALLHQAGAISSPGKVETGNTVCDSDPLEKEYQHSLSSALVSIEQGSKHINLIDTPGYPDLMGLSLSTLVAVETAAVVINAVSGIELVTRRMLERAAQQKLCRMIIVNKIDIPELNLSQLITDIKASFGDECLPINLPADNGNRVVDCFFNPQGESDLGSVAAAHTQIIDQVVEVDEKLMELYLEQGEELAPEQLHEPFEKALRDGHLIPICFVSARTGAGIRELLAVFTRLMPSPLEGNPRPFLKGEGANATPFTAEPDPNQHVIAHVFKVTADPFVGKLGVFRVHQGTVTKESQLYVGDARKPFKVGHLFKLQGKQQLEIDQGIPGDICAIAKIDAIYFDAVLHDSHDEDQIHIKPLDFPAPMYGLAVATKRQGDEQKIGLTLQKLAAEDPCLILEHNASLNQTVLRGLGEFHLRITLERMLKQYNVEVETQPPKIPYRETISLLAEGHHRHKKQTGGAGQFGEVFLRVEPLPRGTGFEFVNGIVGGVIPSVYIPAIQKGIQQVLDFGAVAGYPLQDIKVTVHDGKYHSVDSKEIAFISAGKKAFLDAISKAKPMVLEPIVKAEITVPDDNMGTITGDLASKRGRIQGTDVRPPNMVCVKAEVPLSELKNYQTELKSVTGGHGFFTMEFSHYEPVPAHIQQQLVAEYKPTEGDE; from the coding sequence ATGCCTCACTATACAACTGAAAATATCTGCAACATTGCGTTGGTTGGTCAAAGTGGCTCTGGTAAAACGACACTCGTTGAAGCTTTATTACATCAAGCCGGTGCGATTAGTTCTCCTGGTAAAGTAGAAACTGGCAATACCGTCTGTGATTCTGATCCACTCGAAAAAGAGTATCAGCATTCGCTTAGTTCTGCCCTTGTCAGTATCGAGCAAGGTAGTAAACATATTAACCTTATTGATACCCCAGGTTACCCTGATTTGATGGGACTGTCTTTGAGTACACTTGTTGCAGTAGAAACCGCTGCGGTGGTCATCAATGCTGTATCCGGTATTGAACTGGTTACTCGTCGAATGTTAGAACGTGCAGCACAACAAAAGCTGTGTCGAATGATTATTGTCAATAAAATTGATATCCCAGAACTTAATTTATCCCAATTGATAACGGATATCAAAGCTTCCTTTGGTGATGAATGCCTACCAATTAATCTTCCGGCTGATAATGGCAACCGAGTTGTTGATTGCTTTTTTAATCCTCAAGGAGAATCTGATTTGGGTTCAGTCGCCGCTGCTCACACCCAAATTATTGATCAGGTTGTTGAAGTTGACGAAAAATTAATGGAACTTTATCTAGAGCAGGGTGAAGAATTAGCGCCAGAACAACTTCATGAACCGTTTGAAAAAGCCTTACGTGACGGACATTTAATTCCTATCTGCTTCGTTTCAGCGCGTACCGGTGCGGGTATCCGCGAATTGTTAGCGGTTTTCACTCGGTTGATGCCCAGTCCTTTAGAAGGCAATCCACGTCCCTTTCTTAAAGGAGAAGGTGCTAATGCCACACCATTTACTGCGGAGCCAGATCCCAATCAACATGTCATCGCGCACGTTTTTAAAGTCACCGCAGATCCTTTTGTGGGCAAATTAGGGGTATTTCGCGTCCACCAAGGTACCGTAACTAAAGAGAGTCAATTGTACGTGGGCGATGCTCGTAAACCATTTAAAGTCGGTCATTTGTTTAAATTGCAAGGTAAACAGCAGCTAGAAATTGATCAAGGTATTCCAGGTGATATTTGTGCGATTGCTAAAATCGATGCCATTTATTTTGATGCGGTATTGCATGATTCTCATGATGAAGATCAAATTCATATTAAGCCGCTGGATTTTCCAGCACCCATGTACGGCTTAGCGGTTGCAACTAAACGTCAAGGTGATGAACAAAAAATCGGCTTAACTTTGCAAAAATTAGCGGCAGAAGATCCCTGTTTGATTTTGGAACATAATGCTTCACTTAATCAAACGGTACTTCGTGGTTTAGGTGAATTCCATTTACGGATCACTTTAGAACGGATGCTTAAGCAGTACAATGTAGAAGTTGAAACGCAACCGCCCAAAATTCCTTATCGGGAAACCATTAGCCTCTTGGCTGAAGGACATCATCGTCATAAAAAACAAACGGGTGGCGCCGGGCAATTTGGGGAAGTATTTTTGCGGGTGGAACCGCTACCACGCGGTACCGGCTTTGAATTCGTTAATGGCATTGTGGGTGGGGTGATTCCTTCCGTTTATATTCCAGCGATTCAAAAAGGGATTCAGCAGGTTTTAGATTTCGGGGCGGTTGCCGGTTATCCCTTACAAGATATTAAAGTGACTGTTCACGATGGCAAATACCACTCAGTTGATTCTAAAGAAATCGCTTTTATCTCTGCGGGGAAAAAAGCCTTTTTAGATGCCATTAGTAAAGCCAAACCGATGGTGTTAGAACCGATTGTTAAAGCAGAAATTACGGTACCCGATGATAATATGGGAACAATTACCGGCGATCTAGCGAGCAAACGTGGGCGCATTCAAGGAACCGATGTTCGACCACCGAATATGGTTTGTGTCAAAGCGGAAGTTCCTTTAAGTGAACTAAAAAATTATCAAACAGAATTAAAATCAGTGACTGGGGGACATGGTTTTTTCACGATGGAATTCAGTCATTATGAACCCGTTCCTGCCCATATTCAGCAGCAATTAGTAGCTGAGTATAAGCCAACGGAAGGAGATGAATAA